DNA sequence from the Methylacidiphilum kamchatkense Kam1 genome:
CGAAGAAGCACCTATGCGGATAGCAGACTTAATACGCCTTGGCGTTCCATTTACAAAGAATGCAGAAGGAAATTATGACTTGGGATTAGAGGCGGGACATTCCCATCGAAGGATCTATCATGTTAAGGACCACACGGGAATGGCAATTATTGAAGCATTAAAAAAAGAAGCAAAGAAAAGGAAACAAATAATCCTCTGGGAAAACCAATGGGCTATTGATCTTATTGTCATCGATAGGATTTGCTGTGGGGCCTATGTTTTTGATAAAATAAAAAAGACTACTAGAGCTTTTTTTTCGCCCCATACGTTGTTATCCACTGGTGGCTGCGGAGGAATTTATCTCCATACAACTAATCCATCAAGTGCGACAGGTGATGGAGTTGCCATGGCGTATCGAGCTGGAGCTTTGTTGAAAAACATGGAGATGATTCAATTTCACCCTACTTGTTTTTTTCAACAAAGTTCCCAAAAGTTTCTGATTAGTGAGGCGGTAAGAGGAGAAGGAGCAAAAATTATAAACCAAAGCGGGGAACATTTTTTAAAGCGTGTGGATCCGAGGGGTGAACTAGCACCCAGAGACATTGTTAGTCGGGCGATTTTTTTGGAAATGAAAGAAAAAAATATTCCCTATGTTTATTTGGATATTCGGGGAAAACAAAGAGAATGGTTAGAGGAAAGGTTCCCTTATATTTTTTCCTATTGTTTGAGCCAAGGGATCGATATGTCTAAAGATCTTGTGCCCATTGCTCCAGCTGCACATTATCAGTGTGGAGGGGTAGCGACAGATACTTATGGGAGGACTTCGATTGTTGGATTATGGGCAGCAGGAGAGGTAGCCTGCACAGGGTTTCATGGAGCAAATAGATTAGCAAGCAATTCGCTGTTAGAAGCAATCGTCGTAGCTGGAAGAGCGGCAAAATCTTCAATAAGCCAAAATAGTATTTTAAGATCGGATATTCATTCGGATTTTCCGTATTGTCTTGTGGTTGAAAAAAAAGAGCAAAGTGCCAGTGAGACCTTGATAGTTATCGATGAAATAAGAAAATTAATGTGGGATTGTGTTGGTATTGTGAGATCGGTTGCTGGACTGGAAAAGGCGAAAAAGGAAATTGGGCTGAAGATCGATTTTTTTAAAAATAAAGAAAAAAAAGAAGCAATAGTATCCTTACTTGAAGTCAAAGCCAAGAATATGGCCTTGGTAGCAGCTGTTATTATTGAAAGTGCGCTGCAAAGAAAAGAGAGTAGAGGAGCTCATTGGATAGTTGATTATCCAAAAAAGTTAGATATACCTCAAGACACCTCTGTCGCACTTCCTTCTCTATAAATTATAGAATTTTGTTTTTTAATATATCGGCAAGCAAAATAAGTAATAATCCCTATATTAAAAGTAGCAAAAAGATGATATAGAATTGACAATATTTGGTACCCCATCCATTTGCCAAGTGCCGGTTTGAAGAATGCCA
Encoded proteins:
- the nadB gene encoding L-aspartate oxidase, coding for MERVETDFLVIGGGIAGLFFALETSRFGRVDVLLKGSFTHSSSWYAQGGIACVSSPQDSFESHISDTLKAGDGLCKADIVKSFVEEAPMRIADLIRLGVPFTKNAEGNYDLGLEAGHSHRRIYHVKDHTGMAIIEALKKEAKKRKQIILWENQWAIDLIVIDRICCGAYVFDKIKKTTRAFFSPHTLLSTGGCGGIYLHTTNPSSATGDGVAMAYRAGALLKNMEMIQFHPTCFFQQSSQKFLISEAVRGEGAKIINQSGEHFLKRVDPRGELAPRDIVSRAIFLEMKEKNIPYVYLDIRGKQREWLEERFPYIFSYCLSQGIDMSKDLVPIAPAAHYQCGGVATDTYGRTSIVGLWAAGEVACTGFHGANRLASNSLLEAIVVAGRAAKSSISQNSILRSDIHSDFPYCLVVEKKEQSASETLIVIDEIRKLMWDCVGIVRSVAGLEKAKKEIGLKIDFFKNKEKKEAIVSLLEVKAKNMALVAAVIIESALQRKESRGAHWIVDYPKKLDIPQDTSVALPSL